One segment of Haliotis asinina isolate JCU_RB_2024 chromosome 12, JCU_Hal_asi_v2, whole genome shotgun sequence DNA contains the following:
- the LOC137258303 gene encoding chloride channel protein B-like: MDTLDTPDYSQFETISTDSSPQRLAGGRMERRSFVEPPADDQVYYVSDDTYGIFASGRDYEPVYVTHKYTEKEKETLASFESLDYLPSHSFVFKHWIKRQVITRLELDRWLMMGMIGFGVGLIGFLLHQLIEEVARLKWDTIQGFLDEDKIVIAWLFGVGYSILFIVFSAAVVVFWRPSAGGSGIPEVTGFLNGTNIRHIFNVQTMVVKFLSCVAAIGCGMPVGPEGPMIHLGALVGAGMSQARSETLRFRLPFFQRFRNSEDRRNFISAGAAAGVSSAFGAPVGGLLFAMEEVSSFWTTALSWQIFFCCMISTFTTDLFNSAFEGFSYTGDFGEFKLERYILFNISKGVNVNILMFIPTVVIGIIGGLTGALFTIINLKITRSRKRLLSRIGKSWGQKTFRLVEPAVIMVIVTTVVLFLPSAFSCSSYRCIEGAAGPVVSGCLNDTRNALHIEPAVMTYTCVQGQSWQVNETTWHTNGTYNELASLLFGTLETAVKHLFSRGTHVQFGYATLFTAFPYFFLAVCWSSGTSVSCGMLVPMLLIGSLYGRIVGIAMVSMFGIHSETSGYWAWMDPGVFALIGAASFFGGVSRLTLAVTVIMMELTNDVQVLLPVMVAVMVSKWVGDFFTHPIFHAHLELKCIPFLDTEPRVMNEGKLLQLDLFCARDIMSSPVVSVHQVESVASLAEMLLSNSHGGFPVVKRDRNNEEVFFGLITRIELTVLLMHEELFQADAHTDFHEGSDITWVDYEKLLLERLPKSEDVVKTFSRYHDDPKYRDLFLNLNPYINQSALSVQEKFSLHRTYIVLRTLGMRHLVVTDAMNRVVGFITRKDLMGFSIEEKLNSVMEKQIEMQERLLQEPHGTESIS, from the exons GGCCGAGACTACGAGCCTGTGTATGTCACTCACAAGTACACAGAGAAGGAAAAGGAAACTCTGGCATCCTTCGAGAGCCTGGATTATCTCCCCTCACACAGTTTTGTATTCAAACACTGGATCAAGAGACAGGTCATTACCAG GTTGGAACTGGATCGCTGGCTCATGATGGGTATGATCGGTTTTGGAGTCGGTCTGATAGGCTTCCTGCTGCATCAGCTGATTGAGGAGGTGGCCAGGTTGAAGTGGGACACTATACAGGGCTTCCTGGAT GAAGATAAGATTGTGATTGCCTGGCTATTTGGAGTGGGCTACAGTATCCTGTTCATTGTCTTCAGTGCAGCAGTCGTTGTG TTCTGGAGACCAAGTGCAGGTGGCTCTGGCATCCCGGAAGTGACTGGCTTTCTGAATGGAACCAATATCAGACATATCTTCAACGTCCAGACAATGGTCGTCAAGTTCCTGTCATGTGTGGCGGCCATCGGTTGTGGGATGCCGGTAGGCCCCGAGGGTCCCATGATTCATTTAGG AGCTCTTGTTGGAGCAGGGATGAGTCAGGCCAGGTCAGAGACACTCAGGTTTAGACTGCCATTCTTCCAGCGGTTCCGGAACTCCGAGGACAG GAGAAACTTCATCTCTGCTGGTGCAGCTGCAGGGGTGTCATCGGCGTTCGGTGCCCCGGTAGGCGGGCTGTTGTTCGCGATGGAGGAGGTGTCATCGTTCTGGACCACGGCCCTGTCATGGCAGATCTTCTTCTGTTGTATGATCTCCACCTTCACCACCGACCTCTTCAACTCCGCCTTTGAGGGATTCAGCTACACCGGGGATTTTGGCGAATTTAAGCTGGAAAGATACATTCTGTTCAAT ATCAGCAAAGGTGTAAACGTCAACATTCTCATGTTCATCCCTACCGTCGTCATCGGCATCATTGGTGGCCTCACTGGCGCTCTCTTCACCATCATCAACCTCAAGATCACTCGCAGTCGGAAGAGACTGCTGTCAAGGATTGGCAAAAGTTGGGGACAGAAAACCTTCAGGCTTGTGGAGCCTGCAGTGATAATG GTTATTGTGACAACAGTGGTGCTGTTTCTGCCATCAGCCTTCTCCTGCTCCTCCTACAGATGTATAGAGGGGGCTGCTGGCCCAGTTGT ttCAGGCTGTTTAAATGACACTCGGAATGCCCTACACATCGAGCCCGCAGTAATGACCTACACCTGTGTCCAGGGTCAGAGTTGGCAGGTTAACGAGACCACCTGGCACACCAACGGTACTTACAATGAAT TGGCCTCCCTGTTGTTTGGGACTCTGGAGACTGCCGTGAAGCATCTGTTTTCTCGAGGGACCCATGTCCAATTCGGCTATGCCACGCTGTTTACCGCCTTCCCCTACTTCTTCCTGGCTGTGTGCTGGTCTTCTGGAACCTCTGTGTCCTGTGGCATGCTGGTCCCCATGTT GTTGATAGGATCCTTATATGGTCGTATAGTTGGCATTGCCATGGTGTCCATGTTTGGAATCCACTCTGAGACCAGCGGTTACTGGGCATGGATGGATCCAGGAGTCTTTGCCCTCATTGGCGCTGCTTCCTTCTTTGGGGGTGTGTCCAGACTGACACTGGCGGTCACTGTCATCATG ATGGAGTTGACAAATGATGTCCAGGTTCTACTCCCAGTCATGGTGGCGGTGATGGTGTCCAAGTGGGTTGGAGATTTCTTCACCCATCCTATCTTCCATGCCCACCTTGAGCTGAAGTGTATTCCCTTCCTTGACACAGAGCCTAGGGTCATGAATGAAGGGAAACT CCTCCAACTGGATCTGTTCTGTGCCCGAGACATCATGTCGTCTCCCGTGGTGTCCGTCCACCAAGTGGAATCAGTAGCCTCActggctgaaatgttgcttaGCAACTCCCATGGTGGGTTCCCAGTGGTTAAAAGGGACAGGAACAATGAAGAAGTTTTCTTTGGATTAATTACAAG GATTGAACTGACGGTGCTCCTCATGCATGAGGAGTTGTTTCAGGCAGATGCCCACACAGATTTCCATGAGGGCTCTGATATCACTTGGGTTGATTATGAGAAG CTCCTGTTGGAGAGGTTGCCCAAATCAGAAGATGTAGTGAAGACATTCAGTAGATACCATGATGACCCTAAATACAGAGATTTGTTTCTCAACCTG AACCCTTACATCAACCAATCAGCTCTCTCAGTCCAGGAGAAGTTCTCGCTACATCGTACATACATCGTATTGCGGACACTGGGCATGCGCCACCTGGTGGTGACAGATGCAATGAACAGGGTTGTTGGCTTCATCACACGGAAAGACTTGATGGGTTTCAGTATTGAGGAGAAACTGAACTCTGTCATGGAGAAACAGATCGAGATGCAGGAGCGTCTTCTCCAGGAACCACATGGCACAGAATCAATTTCATAA